In Rutidosis leptorrhynchoides isolate AG116_Rl617_1_P2 chromosome 2, CSIRO_AGI_Rlap_v1, whole genome shotgun sequence, one genomic interval encodes:
- the LOC139891057 gene encoding mitogen-activated protein kinase 15-like isoform X1, with product MQPDPRIKNTKDVEFFTEYGESNRYKILEIIGKGSYGVVCSAVDTHTGEKVAIKKITDIFEHASDAIRILREIKLLRLLRHPDIVEIKRIMLPPSRRAFKDIYVVFELMESDLHQVIKANDDLTHEHHRFFLYQMLRALKYMHTASVYHRDLKPKNILANANCKLKICDFGLARVAFNDAPTAVLWTDYVATRWYRAPELCGSFSSKYTPAIDIWSIGCIFAEVLTGKPLFPGKSVVHQLDIITDLLGTPSPDTICGVRNDKARKYLMDMRKKQPVPFSQKFVKVDPLALRLLQRMLAFDPKDRPTAEEALADPYFKGLSKLEREPSCQSISKMEFEFERRRVTKEDIRELIFREILEYHPQLLKDYMAGNENTNFLYPSAIGQFRRQFAYLEENTGKNEPVVPPERKHVSLPRSSVNSSMIGSRPQQTVVAFDNRRVMDNAIGASGNIYNAATATQPPPRMPTAKQVRGIGPVIPYEETYDQRVVMQNTIVPPVRPPVAHPSQYVYMTSNSVDQVTVRDSDSMVKHQHPHQQMGAAKLAGGVVIDLNSNPFYMQPHGHVHPHGLSSQQPNERIAIDAKLMQAQTQFGHVASAAHTVVQIGLS from the exons ATGCAACCAGATCCGCGGATAAAG AATACAAAAGATGTTGAGTTTTTCACCGAGTATGGTGAATCAAACCGGTATAAAATCTTGGAGATAATAGGAAAGGGAAGTTATGGAGTGGTTTGTTCAGCTGTCGACACGCACACGGGTGAAAAGGTTGCAATCAAGAAAATAACAGACATATTTGAACATGCATCCGATGCTATTCGTATACTGCGTGAAATCAAGTTGTTAAGACTTTTAAGGCATCCCGATATTGTTGAAATCAAACGCATAATGTTGCCACCTTCTAGACGAGCGTTTAAAGATATTTATGTTGTATTTGAACTTATGGAATCCGATCTTCATCAAGTTATAAAAGCTAATGATGATTTGACGCATGAACACCACCGTTTCTTCCTATATCAAATGCTACGTGCTTTGAAGTATATGCATACAGCCAGTGTGTACCATCGAGATCTTAAACCGAAGAATATATTAGCAAATGCAAACTGTAAACTTAAGATATGTGATTTTGGATTAGCAAGAGTTGCATTTAATGACGCCCCAACCGCAGTTCTTTGGACC GATTATGTAGCAACAAGATGGTACAGGGCCCCGGAACTATGCGggtcttttagttcaaag TATACTCCTGCTATTGATATATGGAGTATTGGTTGTATATTTGCCGAAGTATTAACCGGGAAACCGCTTTTCCCGGGTAAAAGTGTCGTTCATCAGCTGGATATCATTACAGACCTTCTTGGCACACCATCACCAGACACCATTTGCGGA GTTCGTAATGATAAGGCGAGAAAATACTTAATGGATATGCGTAAAAAGCAACCTGTGCCATTTTCACAGAAATTTGTCAAAGTTGACCCGTTAGCATTAAGGCTATTGCAGAGGATgttagcatttgatccaaaggatcGACCAACTGCCGAAGAG gcTTTAGCTGATCCTTACTTTAAGGGATTGTCGAAGTTGGAGAGGGAGCCTTCGTGTCAATCGATATCGAAGATGGAATTTGAGTTCGAGAGACGAAGGGTGACAAAAGAAGACATCCGGGAACTAATATTTCGGGAAATTTTAGAGTACCATCCACAACTTTTAAAAGATTATATGGCTGGGAATGAAAACACCAACTTTCTCTATCCTAG TGCCATCGGTCAATTTCGTAGGCAGTTTGCATATTTAGAAGAGAACACTGGAAAAAACGAGCCTGTTGTACCTCCAGAACGTAAACACGTTTCCCTTCCAAG GTCCTCTGTCAATTCAAGTATGATTGGTTCTAGACCACAACAAACCGTCGTTGCATTTGACAATAGGCGAGTGATGGATAATGCAATTGGTGCATCTGGAAACATTTACAATGCTGCTACCGCTACTCAGCCACCACCTAGGATGCCTACAG CTAAGCAAGTAAGAGGTATAGGGCCGGTTATCCCATATGAAGAGACGTATGATCAACGTGTAGTCATGCAAAACACCATAGTGCCGCCAGTAAGACCGCCAGTAGCTCATccttcacaatatgtatatatgaCATCAAACAGTGTAGACCAGGTAACAGTTAGGGATTCGGATTCGATGGTGAAACATCAGCACCCGCACCAGCAAATGGGTGCAGCTAAGTTGGCTGGGGGAGTAGTGATCGACCTTAATAGTAATCCGTTTTACATGCAACCACATGGACATGTGCATCCACATGGTTTGTCGAGCCAACAGCCTAATGAGCGTATAGCAATAGATGCAAAGCTTATGCAGGCACAAACTCAGTTTGGTCATGTAGCTAGTGCAGCTCATACAGTTGTTCAAATTGGACTATCTTAA
- the LOC139891057 gene encoding mitogen-activated protein kinase 18-like isoform X2: MQPDPRIKNTKDVEFFTEYGESNRYKILEIIGKGSYGVVCSAVDTHTGEKVAIKKITDIFEHASDAIRILREIKLLRLLRHPDIVEIKRIMLPPSRRAFKDIYVVFELMESDLHQVIKANDDLTHEHHRFFLYQMLRALKYMHTASVYHRDLKPKNILANANCKLKICDFGLARVAFNDAPTAVLWTDYVATRWYRAPELCGSFSSKYTPAIDIWSIGCIFAEVLTGKPLFPGKSVVHQLDIITDLLGTPSPDTICGVRNDKARKYLMDMRKKQPVPFSQKFVKVDPLALRLLQRMLAFDPKDRPTAEEALADPYFKGLSKLEREPSCQSISKMEFEFERRRVTKEDIRELIFREILEYHPQLLKDYMAGNENTNFLYPSAIGQFRRQFAYLEENTGKNEPVVPPERKHVSLPRSSVNSSMIGSRPQQTVVAFDNRRVMDNAIGASGNIYNAATATQPPPRMPTASKRYRAGYPI; encoded by the exons ATGCAACCAGATCCGCGGATAAAG AATACAAAAGATGTTGAGTTTTTCACCGAGTATGGTGAATCAAACCGGTATAAAATCTTGGAGATAATAGGAAAGGGAAGTTATGGAGTGGTTTGTTCAGCTGTCGACACGCACACGGGTGAAAAGGTTGCAATCAAGAAAATAACAGACATATTTGAACATGCATCCGATGCTATTCGTATACTGCGTGAAATCAAGTTGTTAAGACTTTTAAGGCATCCCGATATTGTTGAAATCAAACGCATAATGTTGCCACCTTCTAGACGAGCGTTTAAAGATATTTATGTTGTATTTGAACTTATGGAATCCGATCTTCATCAAGTTATAAAAGCTAATGATGATTTGACGCATGAACACCACCGTTTCTTCCTATATCAAATGCTACGTGCTTTGAAGTATATGCATACAGCCAGTGTGTACCATCGAGATCTTAAACCGAAGAATATATTAGCAAATGCAAACTGTAAACTTAAGATATGTGATTTTGGATTAGCAAGAGTTGCATTTAATGACGCCCCAACCGCAGTTCTTTGGACC GATTATGTAGCAACAAGATGGTACAGGGCCCCGGAACTATGCGggtcttttagttcaaag TATACTCCTGCTATTGATATATGGAGTATTGGTTGTATATTTGCCGAAGTATTAACCGGGAAACCGCTTTTCCCGGGTAAAAGTGTCGTTCATCAGCTGGATATCATTACAGACCTTCTTGGCACACCATCACCAGACACCATTTGCGGA GTTCGTAATGATAAGGCGAGAAAATACTTAATGGATATGCGTAAAAAGCAACCTGTGCCATTTTCACAGAAATTTGTCAAAGTTGACCCGTTAGCATTAAGGCTATTGCAGAGGATgttagcatttgatccaaaggatcGACCAACTGCCGAAGAG gcTTTAGCTGATCCTTACTTTAAGGGATTGTCGAAGTTGGAGAGGGAGCCTTCGTGTCAATCGATATCGAAGATGGAATTTGAGTTCGAGAGACGAAGGGTGACAAAAGAAGACATCCGGGAACTAATATTTCGGGAAATTTTAGAGTACCATCCACAACTTTTAAAAGATTATATGGCTGGGAATGAAAACACCAACTTTCTCTATCCTAG TGCCATCGGTCAATTTCGTAGGCAGTTTGCATATTTAGAAGAGAACACTGGAAAAAACGAGCCTGTTGTACCTCCAGAACGTAAACACGTTTCCCTTCCAAG GTCCTCTGTCAATTCAAGTATGATTGGTTCTAGACCACAACAAACCGTCGTTGCATTTGACAATAGGCGAGTGATGGATAATGCAATTGGTGCATCTGGAAACATTTACAATGCTGCTACCGCTACTCAGCCACCACCTAGGATGCCTACAG CAAGTAAGAGGTATAGGGCCGGTTATCCCATATGA